DNA sequence from the Paenibacillus physcomitrellae genome:
CGTCCAAGGCTGCTGCCCATATGCTGACCAAAGGGATGGCGATTGAACTTGGCAAATACAATATCAATGTCAACGCCGTAGGTCCAAGCACCGTAGATACTGACATGTGTACCGATTTTCTGGCTGATCCGGAGATTCGCGCCAAGGAAATCGAAGCCAACCCGATGAAACGGCTAGGTACTTCCCGGCAGATCGGCGACGCCGTAGTGTTCCTCGCCTCCGAAGAGGCCATGCAGATCAACGGTCATCTGCTGATGGTCGACGGCGGACTTACTGTCAAAGCCGCTCAGCCTGACGACCATATGGAGCACTAAAAAGAATCTTCATGAGAGGTGCATCATGAAAGTATCTTTATTCATAACCTGCCTAAGCGACGCCATATACCCCAGAGTGGGGGAAGCGATGGTCCGGCTGTTGGCCAAATATGGCGTGCAATTGGATTTTCCGGACGTACAAACCTGCTGCGGCCAGCCGGCCTACAACAGCGGGTATTGGGACGAAGCCAGGAAATCGGCGAAAACGGTCCTGGAAGCTTTTGAGGACAGCGATTTTGTCGTTTCCCCGTCCGGTTCCTGTACTTATATGGTTCATCATTATGCGCATCTGTTTCAAGATGATCCCGTCTACCTGGATAAGGCTGTAAAGCTGCAGGAAAAAACGTACGAATTCACCCAGTTCCTGGTTCACGTTCTTGGGATTACGGATGTCGGCGCCGTGTTTCCGCATAAAGTCACTTATCATCCGTCCTGCCACGGCAGCAGGCTGCTTGGCATCAAGGATGAGCCGATGCAGCTGTTAAACGGGGTCAGCGGACTTCAGTTCGTTCCGCTTCCTTTTGCGGAGGATTGCTGCGGATTCGGCGGTACTTTTGCGGTCAAAATGTCGGATATTTCAGGCGCTATGGTCACGGAGAAAGCCGATCACGTGAAGGAAACGGAAGCGGAAGTGCTGGTGGGTCTGGATATGGGATGTTTAATGAACATCGCCGGCAATCTGCGGTACCGGGGGGAGCCTGTTAAGGTCATGCATCTGGCCGAATTGTTATACGAAGGAGTGACCCGGGCATGAACAAGGCGAATCCACCGCTCACAACGGTAAAGGAAAGAGCGGACCTGGCGCTGAACGACGAGTTTCTGCGCAAAGCGGTCCGGTTCACGACCGAAAGGCTGCGCAGCGGCAAAAAAACCGCCTCCGAGGAACACGGCCGCTGGGACGAATGGCGGGAGCGCGGCAGACAAATCCGGCTGCACACGATCGCCCATTTGGACTATTACTTAAATTTGTTCGCCGATAACGCCCGCGCTAACGGGGTTCATGTCCATTTTGCCGAAACGTCGGCGGAAGCGGTGACAATCGCTTTGGCTATTGCCGAACGGAAGTCTGCAAAGTCAGTGGTGAAATCCAAGTCGATGGTAACCGAAGAGCTGCATCTGAATCATGAGCTGGAGTCGATCGGCGTAGAAGCCATTGAGACGGATCTTGGCGAATACATCATTCAGCTTGCAGGCGAAACGCCCTCCCATATTATTATCCCGGCTATTCATAAGAACAGGTATCAAATAGCGGAAATGCTCTCCGAAGTCGCTGGGGAAACGCTTCCGCCGGATACGTCGGTTCTCGCAGGTTTCGTGCGTAAGAAGCTGAGGGAGAAATTCCTTGAGGCCGACATCGGCATGACGGGCTGCAACTTTGCGATTGCGGAGACCGGCTCGATGGTTCTGTTTGAGAATGAAGGCAACGCCCGCATGGTCACGACGGTTCCGAAGACGCAGATCACGTTAATGGGCATGGAACGCATCATCCCGTCCTGGTCCGACCTCGAGGTTATGGCCACGTTATTGCCCCGTTCGGCAACCGGTCAGAAGCTGACCGTTTATATGTCGGGTATAACCGGACCAAGAAGAGAACAGGACGCTGACGGACCGGAAGAAATGCATCTTATTATCGTGGATAACGGCCGCTCGCTCCAGCTTGGCGATCCGGAATTCCAGGAACTGCTGAACTGCATCCGCTGCGGCGCCTGTTTGAATGCCTGCCCCGTTTACCGGCATATCGGAGGCCATGCCTACGGCGGAACCTACAGCGGTCCGATCGGTGCCGTGCTGACGCCGGCTTTACAGAAGAATGTTGCCGAATGGGATGACATCGCGAGCGCTTCCAGCTTGTGCGGCGCTTGTTACGAAGCTTGCCCGGTTAAAATTCCGCTGCACGATATGCTGGTCTCTTTACGCCGCCGCAAGGTGGAAAGCGGACACGGCCAATCTATGGAATCCGCGGGCATGAAAGGTTTTGGCGCCGTGATGGCCAATTCCAGACGGTTCAAGCTTGTGCTCGGGCTTGGCAAAATGGGACAGAAGCTGGTCGCAAGAAACGGGGAAATCCGGTCGAAGCTGGGTCCCTTGAAAGGCTGGAACAACTACCGGGTTGCGCCGAGTTTGCCGAAGGAGTCCTTCCGGGACCGCTGGGGAACGCTGGAGCGGGAAATCCGTCATGGCCTGCAAGAGCTGGATCCCGCCGTTCGGGCAAGGATGGAAAACCTCGTGAAGGAAAGGGAAAACGGCGAAGGGAAGAAGGCCACTAGAAATTAGCAACTTAGAAATTGCCCACTTAGAAAGTGCCTAAGGAAGGAAAGCAGGAAATGCAGGGAAAGGAGGGCCCTCCATGTCGCAGACTGAGATTACGGAGAATATGGGAAATACAAGGGATACAGAGAATACGGAAAATAAGAAAAACACCCATCAGGAATGGCTGGATCAGCTGAGGAGAGAATCGCTGGCCAAGCAGGAAAAGTTCATGAACGGCATTGCCGGCAAGCTGGGCAGGCCTCGTGTGACCGAGAAGCCGGAGCATCCTTTTCGCGGTGCGCCGGACTTCTGGAACTCGTTTGAATGGCCGATGGAAGAGCGAATCGAAAGGTTTACCGCAAATTTCCAAAGTGCTGGCGGCCATGTGGCCAGATGCCTTACGATGGAAGAAGCCAAAACGTTTATTGCCGATAAAGCGAGAGAAACTAGCGCCAAATATATTATCCGTCAGGATCAGCCGGAGCTTGACGCCCTTGGACTGGAAAACGAGCTCCCTGAAGCAAAGCTTACGGTATGGAATCATGGGCAGGAACCTGCTGAACATGCACAAGAGGAGGACTGGAAAGCACGGGCTGCGGAAGCGGATATGGGGATTGTGCTCGTTGATTATGCTACCGCTTACACAGGCTCGATGACCGTGCTGTCCTCTAAGGCCAAGGGCAGGTCCGTCAGTCTTCTTCCTACGATTTTGATGGCTATTCTTCCTGTGGAGCGGCTTCGCACAAGGCTCGGAGAAACGCTGGTTCATTTTGACCGGGCCGGAAGAGATAATCTGCCTGCTGGGATTCATTTTATTTCGGGTCCCAGCCGTTCGGCCGATATTGAAAATGACCTTACCATCGGGGTTCACGGCCCCGGGATCGTTTATGCCATCCTGGTAGGGTAGGGAAAATGGATGACTAAAACAAAAACAGTACGAATCCAGGAGGGAGTCCCTTGTTAATCGGTATATCCAAACTGATTTCGCCTGACCTGATTAAAATACTCATGGAAATGGGCCATGGCGACGAAATCGTCCTCGCCGACGCTAATTTCCCTGCAGCAAGCGTGGCGCAAAGGCTGGTCCGGGCTGACGGCCATTCGATTCCGGAGCTGCTTAAGGCCATTCTTCGCCTTTTCCCTCTTGATTCTTACTCTTCAAAACAAGCGGCGCTAATGGAAGTCGTCCCCGGCGATCCGGTGGAGACACCGATTTGGACCGTGTACGAAGATATTATTCATAGGCATTATGGTCAAAACCAGCCGTTCGTCGGTTTCGAAGTAGTGGAGCGATTTGCGTTTTATGAACGGGCTAAAAAGGCCTATGCCATCGTAGCCACGGGGGAATCCGCCCAGTATGCGAATATCATTTTGCGAAAAGGAGTGATTACGGCTCATGCGGATTGATGCGCATCAGCATTATTGGAAGCTGGCCCGAGGGGATTATGATTGGATCACGCCCGATATGCCCGTATTGAACCGTGATTATCTTCCCTCCGATCTGGCGCCTCATCTCAAGCAGCACAGGATGGACGGCTCAATTGTCGTTCAAGCTGCCCAAGCGATGGAAGAAACGGATTATTTGCTGTCGTTAGCCGGTGAAGAGGAATCTATTCTTGGGGTAGTAGGCTGGCTTGATTTACAAGATTCGTCCTACAAGGAAAACCTTGAACGGTTTCGGCGTCATCCCAAATTTGTGGGTATCCGCGTCATGATTCAGGAGATGCCCGATGCCGCGGTGATTCTCCATGAGCCCTTTATCGAGGCTTTTACTTATTTGAGTGAACAGGAGACGCCCGTTGACCTGCTGGTCACCTCGGGCCAACTGGACTCTCTCGTTCAGCTGATGGATCTAGTGCCGGATTTGCATGGCGTAGTTGATCATCTAGCCAAACCGGACATTGCCAATCAAAGGCTGGAACCGTGGAAAAGTCAAATGAAGCAGATCGCCAGGCATCCGAATGTGTACTGCAAGTTATCGGGAATGGTGACCGAAGCCGACCACCTGCAATGGCAGCCGTCTGATTTCACGTCGTATATTCATTCTATTTTAGAGATATTTGGCCCTGATCGTGTGATGTTCGGAAGCGACTGGCCGGTTTG
Encoded proteins:
- a CDS encoding (Fe-S)-binding protein; its protein translation is MKVSLFITCLSDAIYPRVGEAMVRLLAKYGVQLDFPDVQTCCGQPAYNSGYWDEARKSAKTVLEAFEDSDFVVSPSGSCTYMVHHYAHLFQDDPVYLDKAVKLQEKTYEFTQFLVHVLGITDVGAVFPHKVTYHPSCHGSRLLGIKDEPMQLLNGVSGLQFVPLPFAEDCCGFGGTFAVKMSDISGAMVTEKADHVKETEAEVLVGLDMGCLMNIAGNLRYRGEPVKVMHLAELLYEGVTRA
- the fucU gene encoding L-fucose mutarotase, which produces MLIGISKLISPDLIKILMEMGHGDEIVLADANFPAASVAQRLVRADGHSIPELLKAILRLFPLDSYSSKQAALMEVVPGDPVETPIWTVYEDIIHRHYGQNQPFVGFEVVERFAFYERAKKAYAIVATGESAQYANIILRKGVITAHAD
- a CDS encoding amidohydrolase family protein, encoding MRIDAHQHYWKLARGDYDWITPDMPVLNRDYLPSDLAPHLKQHRMDGSIVVQAAQAMEETDYLLSLAGEEESILGVVGWLDLQDSSYKENLERFRRHPKFVGIRVMIQEMPDAAVILHEPFIEAFTYLSEQETPVDLLVTSGQLDSLVQLMDLVPDLHGVVDHLAKPDIANQRLEPWKSQMKQIARHPNVYCKLSGMVTEADHLQWQPSDFTSYIHSILEIFGPDRVMFGSDWPVCLLAASYSQVFELLNDQLPQTLTAEQKENIFGHNASRFYKLKALPHI
- a CDS encoding LutB/LldF family L-lactate oxidation iron-sulfur protein codes for the protein MNKANPPLTTVKERADLALNDEFLRKAVRFTTERLRSGKKTASEEHGRWDEWRERGRQIRLHTIAHLDYYLNLFADNARANGVHVHFAETSAEAVTIALAIAERKSAKSVVKSKSMVTEELHLNHELESIGVEAIETDLGEYIIQLAGETPSHIIIPAIHKNRYQIAEMLSEVAGETLPPDTSVLAGFVRKKLREKFLEADIGMTGCNFAIAETGSMVLFENEGNARMVTTVPKTQITLMGMERIIPSWSDLEVMATLLPRSATGQKLTVYMSGITGPRREQDADGPEEMHLIIVDNGRSLQLGDPEFQELLNCIRCGACLNACPVYRHIGGHAYGGTYSGPIGAVLTPALQKNVAEWDDIASASSLCGACYEACPVKIPLHDMLVSLRRRKVESGHGQSMESAGMKGFGAVMANSRRFKLVLGLGKMGQKLVARNGEIRSKLGPLKGWNNYRVAPSLPKESFRDRWGTLEREIRHGLQELDPAVRARMENLVKERENGEGKKATRN
- a CDS encoding LutC/YkgG family protein, encoding MGNTRDTENTENKKNTHQEWLDQLRRESLAKQEKFMNGIAGKLGRPRVTEKPEHPFRGAPDFWNSFEWPMEERIERFTANFQSAGGHVARCLTMEEAKTFIADKARETSAKYIIRQDQPELDALGLENELPEAKLTVWNHGQEPAEHAQEEDWKARAAEADMGIVLVDYATAYTGSMTVLSSKAKGRSVSLLPTILMAILPVERLRTRLGETLVHFDRAGRDNLPAGIHFISGPSRSADIENDLTIGVHGPGIVYAILVG